One window from the genome of Crassostrea angulata isolate pt1a10 chromosome 2, ASM2561291v2, whole genome shotgun sequence encodes:
- the LOC128171284 gene encoding uncharacterized protein LOC128171284 codes for MNSITLTILLLCLFAISIAAGFWIEGKVDLVIGKVDYGFLFRARRKRHIAEEQVFNVVIFMVNEKTGSRFRLNPCDYALYDQDDDLTITPKDFDIIFSKMDKSKHILVEQLFRELDMDNDQKISLTEFEEKQGLVFSKKTCLIDMLYS; via the exons ATGAATTCAATTACACTCACAATTCTGCTGCTCTGCCTGTTTGCAATCAGCATAGCGGCCGGATTTTGGATTGAAGGAAAAGTGGACCTGGTCATAGGGAAAGTAGACTATGGTTTTCTTTTTAGAGCCAGGAGAAAGAGGCACATTGCA GAGGAACAGGTCTTTAACGTAGTGATATTCATGGTAAACGAAaaaaccggaagtagatttAGACTCAACCCATGTGACTATGCGCTATATGACCAAGACGACGACCTTACGATCACGCCGAAagattttgatataatattctCTAAAATGgataaatcaaaacatattttgGTGGAACAACTTTTCCGTGAATTGGATATGGATAATG atcAGAAAATTTCCCTAACGGAATTTGAGGAAAAACAAGGTCTTGTTTTCTCCAAAAAGACGTGCCTTATTGACATGTTATATTCATGA
- the LOC128171276 gene encoding uncharacterized protein LOC128171276: protein MTLCPELAKEYNIITIANINSLQLSTYDRQPGTRVQVSCLSNTFKVLGPTSLTCLRNGTWDKQVPKCVSRKEYIASQMKPKTTVSPVKPKEGAAQGASSTSSIDSSLAVFSGNLVPYIITVCVLAIMFLSLVFILTYLVRMRKIVNRKINEIEEKDRRPAHVRAVDSLRSLQSGSATIYDYFRHTDSPTLSASTSSHSTTHRSKYETQWDRPGASPLYNDDQQNRQRASSLYDEDQTNRQRANSMYDEGQQNRRENASLGRDYVYSNIDSRFKRQKEGNGSQGAYLNSGFQGREGYSNGPQGVYGQYDPRVKRARSHEILKTAYSNSYGERFRRENDRDTRSLHHANEDDRWFQL from the exons ATGACTTTGTGTCCCGAACTCGCAAAAGAATACAATATTATCACTATAGCTAACATAAACTCACTACAACTTAGTACTTACGACAGACAACCAGGGACAAGAGTACAAGTCTCCTGCCTTTCAAACACGTTTAAGGTACTCGGGCCTACATCGCTCACATGTCTCCGTAACGGGACCTGGGATAAACAAGTTCCCAAATGTGTAAGCAGAAAGGAGTATATTGCATCACAAATGAAACCCAAGACCACTGTTAGTCCCGTTAAACCAAAAGAAGGAGCAGCACAAG GCGCATCTTCGACATCAAGCATTGATTCCTCATTAGCTGTTTTCTCCGGAAACCTTGTTCCTTACATCATCACTGTCTGTGTCCTAGCTATAATGTTCCTTAGTTTGGTGTTCATACTGACATATTTGGTGCGCATGCGCAAAATcgtaaacagaaaaataaacgAAATAGAGGAGAAAGACCGGCGCCCTGCGCATGTGCGCGCTGTGGACAG TTTGCGATCCCTACAATCGGGCTCTGCGACAATTTATGACTACTTCCGACACACCGACTCCCCGACCCTCAGCGCTTCAACCTCATCCCACAGTACCACACATAGATCTAAGTACGAGACTCAGTGGGACAGACCAGGGGCGTCCCCTTTGTATAACGACGATCAGCAAAACAGGCAAAGAGCTTCCTCTCTCTATGACGAAGATCAAACAAACAGACAAAGGGCGAACTCCATGTACGACGAAGGTCAACAAAATCGGCGAGAAAATGCATCGTTAGGACGGGATTATGTATATTCAAACATAGATTCGAGATTTAAACGCCAAAAAGAAGGAAATGGTTCACAGGGTGCATATTTAAATAGTGGTTTTCAAGGACGTGAAGGATACTCAAATGGACCTCAAGGAGTTTATGGACAATATGATCCTAGGGTCAAACGTGCTCGGAGTCACGAAATCTTGAAAACGGCATATTCAAACAGTTATGGTGAAAGATTCAGGCGTGAAAACGACAGAGATACGAGGTCTTTACATCATGCAAACGAAGATGATAGGTGGTTTCAGTtataa